One window from the genome of Kaistella carnis encodes:
- the atpG gene encoding ATP synthase F1 subunit gamma, with product MANLKEIRGRITSISSTMQITSAMKMVSAAKLKKATDAIGMLRPYSEKLQEIIENVSASTDLEGVSTYTEEREVNKVLYIVVTSNKGLAGAFNSAVIKELNKSIANTPHEIEILSVGKKVYDAVRKSKKIYDNQSGIFDGMSFEVVANFVENVMRDYREGRFDKVYVIYNKFINAATQEVQTEQVLPISLPQNVEASNTDYLFEPNAKEILDVLMPKSIKTQVYKAILDSVASEHGARMTAMHKATDNAEALRNELKIFYNKARQAAITNEILEIVGGAEALKNS from the coding sequence ATGGCAAATTTAAAGGAAATACGGGGGAGAATTACTTCGATCTCATCTACAATGCAGATTACGAGTGCGATGAAAATGGTTTCGGCAGCGAAACTGAAGAAAGCAACCGATGCAATTGGGATGTTGAGACCTTACTCGGAAAAATTGCAGGAGATTATCGAAAATGTAAGTGCTTCAACTGATCTGGAAGGTGTGTCTACGTACACCGAAGAAAGAGAAGTAAACAAAGTACTTTACATTGTGGTAACTTCTAACAAAGGTTTGGCCGGCGCATTTAACTCTGCTGTAATCAAAGAACTTAACAAGTCAATTGCCAATACACCTCATGAGATAGAAATTCTGTCCGTAGGTAAAAAAGTATATGATGCAGTAAGAAAGAGCAAGAAAATTTATGATAATCAAAGTGGTATTTTTGATGGAATGAGCTTTGAGGTTGTTGCGAATTTTGTAGAAAACGTCATGAGAGATTACCGCGAAGGTCGTTTTGATAAAGTGTATGTGATTTACAATAAATTCATCAACGCTGCAACTCAGGAAGTACAGACCGAGCAGGTTCTGCCGATTTCTTTACCTCAAAATGTAGAGGCTTCAAACACCGATTATCTTTTTGAGCCTAATGCAAAAGAAATTTTAGACGTTTTAATGCCTAAATCAATTAAAACGCAGGTTTACAAAGCAATCTTAGATTCAGTGGCTTCTGAACATGGCGCTCGAATGACTGCAATGCACAAAGCAACCGATAATGCGGAAGCTCTTAGAAACGAGTTGAAAATTTTCTACAACAAAGCGCGTCAAGCTGCGATTACCAACGAGATTTTAGAAATCGTAGGTGGAGCAGAAGCTTTGAAGAATTCTTAG
- a CDS encoding hemolysin family protein has protein sequence MDSDIVKLLLAVFLVVLNGFFVAAEFSIVKVRYSQIQLKAAEGDSMAKQAEHIIKHLDEYLSATQLGITLASLALGWVGESAMHHVIENMFHYFNVAVADATITTISLVLSFLIITVMHIVFGELIPKSIAIRKSESTAMFIAMPLRVFYTVFKPFIWTMNHMSNAFLRLIKIHPASDQEIHSTEELQLLVKQSADSGAIEEENYEIIKNAFDFTDHSAKQIMIPRQNISSIDIEEPIENIINIIMESGYSRLPVYKDSIDNIIGIFYAKEIIREYVKRKGEITHEDLNDLMREAFFVVGSKKISDLLKVFQQKKQHLAVVIDEFGGTEGIVTLEDILEELVGEIQDEEDEEEKIVDKVGENVFWVKATQPLDEINEKLPKIFPLSEDGEYNTLAGFILHELEDIPGENQEFVINDYQIKILKMQNKSVDLVELVYEEPNIISELANEIGEI, from the coding sequence ATGGACTCGGACATAGTCAAGCTCTTGTTAGCTGTATTCTTAGTAGTATTGAATGGTTTTTTCGTAGCCGCTGAATTCTCTATCGTTAAAGTTCGTTACTCTCAAATTCAATTGAAGGCCGCAGAGGGAGATTCGATGGCCAAACAGGCGGAACACATCATTAAGCATTTAGATGAATATCTTTCTGCAACCCAGCTCGGTATCACCTTGGCTTCCCTGGCTTTAGGTTGGGTCGGTGAAAGTGCAATGCATCACGTCATCGAAAATATGTTTCATTATTTCAATGTTGCTGTTGCAGATGCCACCATTACTACGATTTCCCTTGTATTAAGTTTCCTGATAATTACCGTAATGCATATTGTGTTTGGTGAATTAATTCCGAAATCTATTGCGATCAGAAAATCAGAATCTACAGCCATGTTTATCGCAATGCCTTTGCGTGTATTCTATACTGTTTTCAAGCCATTTATCTGGACCATGAACCACATGTCTAATGCATTTTTGCGTTTAATAAAAATTCATCCAGCTTCCGATCAGGAAATTCACTCTACCGAAGAATTGCAGTTATTGGTAAAACAGTCTGCCGATTCCGGAGCGATTGAAGAAGAAAACTACGAGATCATTAAAAATGCTTTTGATTTTACGGACCACTCTGCGAAGCAGATCATGATTCCGAGACAGAATATCTCGTCGATCGATATTGAAGAACCCATTGAAAATATTATTAATATCATTATGGAAAGCGGTTATTCCCGACTTCCCGTTTATAAAGATTCTATTGATAATATTATTGGAATATTTTATGCGAAAGAAATCATTCGCGAATATGTAAAAAGAAAGGGAGAAATTACCCATGAAGATTTAAACGATCTTATGCGGGAAGCATTTTTCGTGGTGGGAAGTAAGAAGATCTCTGACCTTTTAAAAGTTTTCCAGCAGAAAAAGCAGCATTTGGCAGTTGTTATTGATGAATTCGGTGGCACTGAAGGAATTGTAACCTTAGAAGATATTTTAGAAGAGTTGGTAGGTGAGATTCAGGATGAGGAAGATGAAGAAGAGAAAATCGTTGACAAAGTGGGCGAGAATGTTTTCTGGGTAAAAGCTACGCAACCTTTAGATGAGATCAATGAGAAGCTACCAAAAATTTTCCCACTTTCAGAAGATGGAGAATACAATACATTAGCAGGTTTTATTTTGCATGAACTCGAAGATATTCCGGGAGAAAATCAGGAATTCGTTATCAATGATTATCAGATTAAAATTCTGAAAATGCAGAATAAAAGTGTTGATCTTGTAGAACTTGTTTATGAAGAACCCAATATTATTTCGGAATTAGCCAACGAAATTGGAGAAATTTAA
- a CDS encoding ATP-dependent Clp protease adaptor ClpS encodes MSIHYNIPANIKDYEKPQREYEEDVGLLEQEDEVYKIVLWNDDVNTFDYVIEALIEICGHTLEQAEQCTMLVHYKGKCTVKTGSLEKLKPMHEKLLSRSLTSEIV; translated from the coding sequence ATGAGCATACATTATAATATTCCGGCAAACATTAAAGATTACGAAAAGCCGCAGCGGGAATACGAAGAAGACGTCGGACTGCTTGAGCAGGAAGATGAAGTATATAAAATCGTGTTGTGGAATGATGACGTAAATACCTTTGATTACGTTATAGAAGCCTTGATAGAAATTTGCGGGCATACCTTAGAACAGGCAGAACAATGTACGATGCTCGTTCACTACAAAGGCAAATGTACCGTAAAAACCGGGAGTTTAGAAAAGCTAAAACCCATGCACGAAAAATTACTTTCCCGAAGTTTAACTTCAGAAATTGTTTAA
- a CDS encoding rhomboid family intramembrane serine protease, translating to MSPVLLIIIAATAIISYIAFSNHALFEKYKFNVGAILRNKEYVRLISAGFLHADLMHLLFNMMTLYFFGPIVIDAFGAFGFLLVYFGSILLGNVFSLYLYKNQSWYSAIGASGGVSGILFASIAMIPDLPIYFFFIPIAIPGYLFGFAYFGYSVYMMLNPRQNDNIGHAAHLGGAFFGLVYAVALQPERAVQNALYLGIMALPLMYMAYMVFVKKRVG from the coding sequence ATGAGTCCAGTTTTATTGATCATCATTGCAGCCACGGCAATCATCAGTTATATCGCTTTTAGCAATCACGCGCTTTTCGAAAAATACAAGTTCAATGTCGGTGCAATCTTGCGCAATAAAGAATATGTGCGGTTAATTTCTGCCGGTTTTTTACATGCAGATTTAATGCATTTGTTGTTCAACATGATGACGTTGTATTTCTTTGGACCCATTGTCATCGATGCTTTTGGTGCGTTCGGATTTCTTTTGGTGTATTTCGGATCTATTCTATTAGGAAACGTATTTTCCCTCTACCTCTATAAAAATCAATCCTGGTATTCTGCAATCGGAGCGAGTGGTGGAGTTTCGGGGATTTTATTTGCATCCATCGCGATGATTCCTGATTTGCCCATTTACTTTTTCTTTATTCCAATTGCCATTCCGGGGTACCTTTTCGGTTTCGCCTATTTTGGGTATTCCGTTTATATGATGCTCAATCCGCGACAAAACGATAATATCGGACATGCCGCGCATTTGGGCGGCGCATTTTTCGGCTTGGTTTACGCGGTTGCCCTTCAACCTGAACGAGCAGTGCAGAATGCTTTATACTTGGGAATTATGGCACTTCCGCTTATGTATATGGCGTATATGGTTTTCGTGAAAAAGCGAGTTGGTTAA
- the prmC gene encoding peptide chain release factor N(5)-glutamine methyltransferase — MTYSQYKIHFKKQLLSIYDDSESSRLFDVFVQHLTGWNSIEIRNARDEDVTENIEEKLNSFLSELTTGKPYQQILGETEFYGLKFFVDEHVLIPRPETEELLELAIDKINKSGSHNKDLKILDIGTGSAIIPIVLKKRFPDAEVSAIDFSENALKTAQRNADFQQVEINFIHQDYLKANLTGVYDVIISNPPYIGIEEEGEIADSVKEFEPKMALFSPTSNALIFYEKIAEDCKSHLNENGLVFLEINQKLGKETLELFTNVLSEAELMRDLSGNERIVWGRK; from the coding sequence ATGACCTATTCCCAATATAAAATTCACTTTAAAAAACAGCTTCTTTCCATTTATGATGATTCGGAGTCTTCCCGGCTATTTGATGTTTTTGTTCAGCATTTAACAGGATGGAATTCGATAGAAATTCGAAATGCCCGCGATGAAGATGTGACAGAAAATATAGAAGAAAAATTAAATTCTTTTTTATCTGAACTTACAACCGGGAAACCTTATCAACAGATTTTAGGGGAAACGGAATTTTATGGTTTAAAGTTTTTTGTGGATGAACATGTTTTGATTCCAAGACCTGAAACGGAGGAATTGTTGGAGTTGGCGATTGATAAAATTAACAAATCAGGTTCCCATAACAAGGATTTAAAAATTTTAGATATTGGAACGGGTTCTGCAATTATTCCGATTGTGTTAAAGAAACGTTTTCCGGACGCGGAAGTTTCGGCGATTGACTTCTCTGAAAACGCTTTGAAAACTGCGCAGCGAAATGCAGATTTTCAGCAGGTTGAAATTAATTTTATCCACCAGGATTATTTGAAGGCAAACTTGACTGGGGTTTATGATGTTATCATTTCTAATCCGCCTTATATTGGAATCGAGGAAGAAGGTGAGATTGCAGATTCGGTAAAAGAGTTTGAGCCTAAAATGGCATTGTTTTCTCCAACTTCAAATGCTTTGATCTTCTATGAAAAGATTGCAGAAGATTGCAAAAGTCATTTGAATGAAAATGGATTGGTTTTTCTGGAAATTAATCAGAAATTGGGAAAAGAAACTTTGGAACTTTTTACTAATGTTTTGTCGGAAGCAGAATTGATGAGAGATTTGTCTGGGAATGAGAGGATTGTTTGGGGAAGAAAGTGA
- a CDS encoding C40 family peptidase — MKKYFLMTFSAVVLVSCGSSKKVVVKRATPTKTVAKTADLKTLESNYSGKNSNLVSELLRDAKKYLGAPYKYAGNTASGFDCSGLVAKVFDENELQLPRRSEDQANKGVPIKIKEAKPGDLVFFATSGGSKVTHVGIIHDIGRDGEVKFIHSSTSKGVIISSLNEKYWNKAYLFARRVL, encoded by the coding sequence ATGAAAAAATATTTTCTGATGACTTTTTCTGCAGTAGTTCTAGTTTCCTGCGGTTCTTCAAAAAAAGTAGTGGTCAAGCGTGCAACTCCAACCAAAACTGTTGCTAAAACTGCTGACTTAAAAACGTTAGAATCAAATTATTCCGGTAAAAACTCCAATTTAGTCTCAGAATTACTACGCGACGCTAAGAAATATTTAGGTGCTCCTTATAAATACGCTGGAAATACGGCCTCCGGTTTTGATTGTTCTGGATTAGTAGCAAAAGTATTTGACGAAAATGAGTTGCAGCTTCCACGCAGATCCGAAGATCAAGCGAATAAAGGAGTTCCGATAAAAATAAAAGAAGCAAAACCGGGCGATCTTGTCTTTTTTGCAACATCAGGTGGTTCAAAAGTAACACATGTCGGAATTATTCACGATATCGGGCGTGACGGCGAAGTAAAATTTATTCATTCATCTACTTCAAAAGGCGTAATTATCTCTTCACTTAATGAAAAGTATTGGAACAAAGCATATCTTTTCGCCCGAAGAGTTTTGTAA
- a CDS encoding 2,3,4,5-tetrahydropyridine-2,6-dicarboxylate N-succinyltransferase — protein sequence MLQQTIENIWDNRELLQNEDSKKAIREVIRQLDLGELRVAEPTDDGWKVNEWVKKAVVMYFPIQKMETIEVGPFEFHDKMPLKRNYAEKGVRVVPHAVAREGAYIASGVILMPSYVNIGAYVDSGTMVDTWATVGSCAQIGKDVHLSGGVGIGGVLEPLQAAPVIIEDNVFVGSRCIVVEGVHVEREAVLGANVVLTASTKIIDVTGENPVEIKGRVPARSVVIPGSYTKKFPAGEYQVPCALIIGQRKESTDKKTSLNDALRENNVSV from the coding sequence ATGTTACAGCAAACCATAGAAAATATTTGGGACAACAGAGAATTGTTACAGAACGAAGACAGTAAAAAAGCCATTCGTGAAGTGATCCGACAATTAGATTTAGGAGAACTGCGTGTAGCCGAACCTACTGACGATGGCTGGAAAGTAAACGAATGGGTGAAAAAAGCCGTCGTGATGTATTTTCCAATCCAGAAAATGGAAACGATTGAAGTAGGTCCGTTCGAGTTTCATGACAAAATGCCTTTGAAAAGAAATTATGCTGAAAAAGGGGTGAGAGTCGTACCTCATGCGGTTGCAAGAGAAGGAGCTTACATCGCCTCCGGCGTGATTTTGATGCCTTCTTATGTAAATATTGGGGCGTACGTAGATTCTGGAACCATGGTTGATACCTGGGCAACTGTTGGAAGCTGTGCACAGATCGGGAAAGATGTTCACTTGAGTGGTGGAGTAGGAATTGGCGGCGTTCTAGAACCTTTACAGGCCGCTCCGGTCATTATTGAAGATAACGTTTTCGTGGGTTCCAGATGTATCGTTGTAGAAGGAGTTCATGTAGAAAGAGAAGCTGTGTTGGGAGCAAATGTGGTCTTAACTGCCTCTACAAAAATCATTGATGTTACGGGTGAAAATCCGGTTGAAATTAAAGGAAGAGTTCCGGCGCGTTCGGTGGTCATTCCCGGAAGTTATACCAAGAAGTTTCCAGCTGGAGAATATCAGGTACCTTGTGCTTTGATCATTGGGCAAAGAAAAGAATCTACGGATAAAAAAACTTCTCTTAACGACGCTTTGAGAGAAAATAATGTTTCCGTTTAA
- a CDS encoding glycosyltransferase family 32 protein, with product MKRQNPEYEYFLYDDEDIQEFFKKEFPQDYLKAYNELTIGAAKADFFRYAILYKKGGVYLDIDSGMSKPLKYLIQHDDVALISKERHVGLFCQWALIFDKGHPFLKRTLEDVLENIQTHRFPHDVHQTTGPTAFSNAIRACIAEDPSIPYRIFDGIEYRGYLKFKYKLGKFFLYSKKSDHWKRKQLTQDIIKPAE from the coding sequence ATGAAAAGACAAAACCCTGAATATGAATATTTTTTGTATGATGATGAGGATATTCAGGAGTTTTTTAAAAAGGAATTTCCTCAAGACTATTTAAAAGCTTACAATGAACTGACGATTGGTGCAGCAAAGGCAGATTTTTTCCGTTACGCGATTCTTTATAAGAAAGGCGGCGTCTATCTCGATATCGACAGTGGAATGTCAAAACCTTTAAAATATCTCATTCAGCATGATGATGTTGCACTGATCAGCAAGGAAAGACACGTTGGATTATTTTGCCAGTGGGCCTTAATTTTCGACAAAGGCCATCCTTTTTTGAAAAGAACGTTAGAAGATGTTTTAGAGAATATTCAGACGCACCGTTTTCCTCACGATGTGCATCAAACTACCGGTCCTACTGCATTCTCCAACGCGATCAGAGCTTGTATTGCTGAAGATCCTTCTATTCCTTACCGTATTTTTGATGGAATTGAATACCGCGGTTATTTGAAATTCAAGTATAAATTGGGTAAGTTTTTTCTATACAGTAAGAAATCAGACCATTGGAAACGCAAACAACTGACTCAGGATATCATTAAACCTGCGGAATAA
- a CDS encoding glycosyltransferase family 4 protein, with protein MKIAFDGKRFFNNSSGLGNYSRDLVRILATYFSENKYVLFNENQSVKGKDILNLPNVSFVETSKGNFSRQLKMGKDAQQINADIFHGLSGELPLKWTDKPIKKIVTIHDLIFLRFPQYYSFFDRKIHFWKFKKATEQADLIIAISEQTKRDIIQFLKVPEEKIRVVYQGCHHAFKVNQSADFLNSIKEKYNLPKRFILNVGTIEERKNLLHIVKAIHGTEIPLVVIGKKTKYFNKVQKFVKKNKLEDQVQFLENVSMEELATIYKLADIFVYPSFFEGFGIPVIESLFSGTPVITSNISCLPEAGGENSVYINPHNFEDIKAKILFLWNNESERNRRTGKSLEFVQKFNDEEIAKNLHAVYQEVIIE; from the coding sequence ATGAAAATTGCTTTTGATGGGAAACGGTTTTTCAATAACAGTTCGGGTTTAGGAAACTATTCACGCGACTTAGTCAGGATTTTAGCGACTTATTTTTCGGAAAACAAATATGTACTTTTTAATGAAAATCAATCAGTAAAAGGTAAAGATATTCTGAATTTACCGAATGTTTCTTTTGTGGAAACTTCCAAAGGAAATTTTTCCCGACAATTGAAAATGGGTAAAGATGCACAGCAGATCAATGCAGATATTTTCCATGGACTTTCCGGTGAATTGCCTTTAAAATGGACAGATAAACCCATTAAAAAGATCGTTACCATTCATGATTTGATCTTCTTAAGATTTCCCCAATACTATTCTTTTTTTGACCGTAAAATCCATTTCTGGAAATTTAAAAAAGCCACAGAACAAGCCGATTTAATTATCGCCATTTCAGAACAGACCAAGCGGGATATTATTCAGTTTTTAAAAGTTCCGGAAGAAAAAATTAGGGTTGTTTATCAAGGCTGTCATCATGCTTTTAAAGTAAATCAAAGCGCAGACTTTTTAAATTCCATTAAAGAAAAATACAATCTTCCGAAAAGATTTATTTTGAATGTCGGAACAATTGAAGAGCGAAAAAACCTTTTACATATTGTTAAAGCCATTCATGGAACGGAAATCCCTTTAGTGGTCATCGGTAAGAAAACAAAATACTTTAATAAAGTTCAAAAGTTTGTAAAGAAAAATAAATTAGAAGATCAGGTTCAGTTTCTTGAAAATGTTTCAATGGAAGAATTGGCCACCATTTATAAACTGGCAGATATTTTCGTTTACCCAAGTTTTTTCGAAGGTTTTGGTATTCCTGTTATTGAATCTCTTTTTTCCGGAACGCCAGTAATTACAAGTAACATAAGTTGTCTGCCGGAAGCAGGTGGCGAGAATTCAGTTTACATAAATCCACACAATTTCGAAGACATTAAAGCCAAGATTTTATTTCTCTGGAATAACGAATCTGAAAGAAATCGAAGAACAGGAAAAAGTTTAGAATTCGTTCAGAAATTTAATGATGAAGAAATTGCTAAAAATTTACACGCTGTTTATCAGGAAGTTATAATTGAATAG
- the hisG gene encoding ATP phosphoribosyltransferase produces MNKLKIALQKSGRLSEKSLELLQECGIKIPDFKSKLKNSATNFPLEILFLRDDDIPKYVEQGIVDIGIIGENEVLEQNKNVDLVRKLGFANCRLSLAIPKDVEYTDLSFFNQKKIATSYPSIVKNYFDKKNINAEIVEISGSVEIAPSIGLADTIADLVSSGSTLLHNGLKEVEQVLKSEAVLISSRNLPEDISIILESFLFRIQAVINSRENKYILLNAPNDSIEKIIEILPGMKSPTVLPLAETGWSSIHSVVRENEFWKIIDELKKFGAEGILVIPIEKMVL; encoded by the coding sequence ATGAACAAATTAAAAATTGCCCTCCAAAAAAGCGGACGCTTAAGCGAAAAATCCTTAGAACTTTTACAGGAATGTGGAATTAAAATTCCGGATTTTAAAAGTAAACTGAAAAATTCAGCCACTAATTTTCCTTTAGAAATACTGTTCCTTCGGGATGATGATATTCCCAAATATGTAGAACAAGGTATTGTCGATATTGGGATTATCGGAGAAAACGAAGTTCTGGAACAGAACAAAAATGTTGACTTAGTAAGAAAGCTGGGTTTTGCGAATTGTCGTTTATCACTTGCAATTCCGAAAGATGTAGAATATACCGATTTAAGTTTTTTCAATCAGAAAAAAATTGCAACATCTTATCCTTCAATTGTTAAAAACTATTTCGATAAAAAAAATATCAATGCCGAAATTGTGGAGATTTCTGGAAGTGTGGAAATCGCGCCAAGTATTGGTTTAGCAGATACCATTGCTGATTTGGTAAGTTCCGGAAGCACTTTATTACACAATGGTTTGAAAGAAGTGGAGCAGGTCTTAAAAAGTGAAGCCGTTCTAATTTCCAGCCGAAATCTTCCTGAGGATATTTCAATCATTCTGGAATCATTTCTTTTCCGAATTCAGGCAGTCATTAATTCCCGTGAGAACAAATACATTTTGTTAAACGCTCCAAACGATTCAATCGAAAAAATAATTGAAATTTTGCCAGGCATGAAATCTCCAACGGTTTTACCTTTAGCTGAAACTGGATGGAGTAGTATTCACTCTGTTGTTCGTGAAAATGAATTCTGGAAAATTATCGATGAGTTGAAAAAGTTTGGTGCAGAAGGTATCTTGGTGATTCCAATCGAAAAAATGGTTTTGTAA
- the hisD gene encoding histidinol dehydrogenase, which produces MKNIIKYPTQNTWETLLQRPLLEKKDLRNTVQEIFLKVKNERDSALKEFSEKFDQVNIENLLVSEEEIEFAINEVSEELKTAINQAKENIYKFHVAQKANTEEIETTEGVICWRESRAIEKVGLYIPGGTASLFSTVLMLAIPAQIAGCKEVILCTPPKKDGSINPAILYTAKLCGITKIFKVGGAQAIAALTFGTESIPKVDKIFGPGNQYVTQAKQLAMEFNVAIDLPAGPSEVLVMADQSANPEFCAADLLSQAEHGTDSQVIFISTDEIIFNETLDEIEKQLDELPRNEIAKLALDNSRFILLNSIDEALEMSNFYAPEHLILAVENSKSYISKITNAGSIFLGNYTPESAGDYASGTNHTLPTNGFARNYSGVSLDSFVKKITIQEITKIGLKNIGKTIEVMAAAEGLDAHKNAVSLRLKSLENGI; this is translated from the coding sequence ATGAAAAATATAATTAAATATCCGACGCAAAATACTTGGGAAACTTTGCTACAAAGACCATTGCTGGAAAAAAAGGATTTGAGAAATACCGTTCAGGAAATTTTCTTGAAGGTTAAAAATGAAAGAGATTCTGCCTTAAAAGAATTCTCGGAAAAATTTGATCAGGTTAATATTGAAAACTTATTGGTTTCTGAAGAAGAAATAGAATTTGCGATTAATGAAGTTTCAGAAGAATTAAAAACCGCAATCAATCAGGCTAAAGAAAACATCTATAAATTTCACGTTGCTCAAAAAGCAAATACCGAAGAAATTGAAACCACCGAAGGAGTTATTTGTTGGCGCGAATCGCGAGCGATTGAAAAAGTTGGATTATATATTCCAGGCGGAACCGCGTCGCTTTTTTCCACTGTTTTAATGTTGGCTATTCCGGCTCAAATTGCAGGTTGTAAAGAAGTGATTCTTTGCACGCCACCAAAAAAAGATGGTTCGATTAATCCCGCAATTTTATACACCGCGAAATTGTGTGGAATTACAAAAATTTTTAAAGTTGGCGGTGCGCAAGCCATTGCAGCTTTAACTTTTGGAACAGAAAGTATTCCCAAAGTTGACAAGATTTTCGGTCCCGGAAATCAATATGTGACGCAAGCGAAACAATTGGCGATGGAATTTAATGTCGCCATCGATTTACCAGCGGGTCCAAGCGAAGTTTTAGTGATGGCCGATCAATCCGCAAATCCTGAATTTTGTGCCGCAGATTTATTGTCTCAAGCAGAACACGGAACGGATTCTCAAGTTATTTTTATTTCGACAGATGAAATCATTTTTAATGAAACTTTAGACGAAATTGAAAAACAATTAGACGAACTTCCAAGAAATGAAATCGCAAAATTAGCCTTAGATAACAGCCGGTTTATTTTATTGAATTCAATTGATGAAGCCCTTGAAATGAGTAATTTCTATGCACCGGAACATTTAATTTTAGCGGTCGAAAATTCAAAAAGTTATATATCAAAAATTACAAACGCAGGTTCTATTTTTCTCGGAAATTACACACCGGAATCAGCGGGAGATTATGCAAGTGGAACCAATCACACTTTACCAACCAACGGTTTTGCGAGAAATTATAGTGGTGTTTCACTCGACAGTTTTGTTAAGAAAATAACCATTCAGGAAATTACAAAAATCGGACTGAAGAATATTGGAAAAACTATAGAGGTCATGGCAGCTGCAGAAGGTTTGGATGCTCACAAAAATGCTGTTTCACTTCGCTTAAAATCTTTAGAAAATGGAATTTAA
- the hisC gene encoding histidinol-phosphate transaminase has protein sequence MEFNLNKMIRPHLVGVKSYQTLRDSYINKQAVYLDANENPFGEFNRYPDGDPIKLKKKLAEINLAKTENLFLGNGSDELIDLTMRIFCEPTKDSIMIMNPSFVMYEIYAKMNNLQVEKLQLNSDFELEKGKFLNTISTSQAKVLFLCSPNNPTGNSISDLEFYIQNFKGIVVVDEAYIEFSPADSAVKLLYKYPNLIVLKTLSKAFGMAGLRIGVGFASAEIASLFIQLKPPYNISSESQKLALEQLNQVQEIENNIGFILEEKEKLKKGLDQINEVVKIYSSDANFFLIEFKDAQLIYQKLLDKNILTSLRHPNLKNCLRISVGAAQENSELLKVLSEIDEL, from the coding sequence ATGGAATTTAATTTAAATAAAATGATTCGTCCGCATTTAGTTGGAGTGAAATCATACCAAACTTTACGTGATTCCTATATTAATAAACAAGCGGTTTATTTGGATGCGAATGAAAATCCTTTCGGTGAATTTAACCGTTATCCGGATGGTGATCCAATTAAGTTAAAAAAGAAACTGGCCGAAATTAATCTAGCAAAAACTGAGAATTTATTTTTAGGAAACGGCAGCGATGAGTTGATCGATTTAACGATGCGCATTTTCTGCGAACCGACGAAAGATTCGATTATGATTATGAATCCGAGTTTTGTGATGTACGAAATTTATGCAAAAATGAATAATCTTCAGGTTGAAAAACTGCAATTGAATTCAGATTTTGAATTAGAGAAAGGTAAGTTTTTAAATACAATTTCTACAAGTCAGGCTAAAGTTTTATTTCTCTGTTCACCTAATAATCCAACCGGAAATTCAATTTCTGATCTAGAATTTTATATTCAAAATTTTAAGGGAATTGTAGTCGTTGATGAGGCGTATATTGAGTTTTCTCCAGCAGATTCTGCGGTCAAATTATTATATAAATATCCAAACTTAATTGTTTTAAAAACTTTATCAAAAGCTTTTGGAATGGCAGGTTTACGAATTGGAGTTGGTTTTGCCTCAGCAGAAATTGCGAGTTTGTTCATACAACTTAAACCTCCTTACAATATTAGTTCAGAAAGTCAAAAATTGGCTTTGGAGCAATTGAATCAAGTGCAAGAAATCGAAAATAACATCGGTTTCATTCTGGAAGAAAAGGAAAAATTAAAAAAAGGTTTAGATCAAATTAATGAGGTCGTAAAAATATATTCGTCCGATGCTAATTTTTTTCTCATTGAATTTAAAGATGCACAATTGATCTATCAGAAATTATTAGACAAAAATATTTTGACAAGTTTAAGACATCCCAATTTAAAAAACTGCCTTCGAATAAGTGTCGGAGCTGCTCAAGAAAATTCAGAACTATTAAAAGTATTATCAGAAATAGACGAATTATGA